DNA from Nitrospina gracilis Nb-211:
GTGAATGCAACGAAGTGGGGTGTGGTGTTTGGCGCATTTTTGTTGGTCATCTTTTTGATGACCGTGCACATGTACAGCCTGGTTCAGCGTGACCAGATGTTTTTCTTCTTCTTCAGACAGTTGCCGGTTGTTTTGCTCCTGCTCCTTGTTTGGGGATATTTCTTTAAAAGCGAAGATATCGAAAGCCAGTCCGAGCCTCTGATTCGTGCTGGCTATTTTTTCGCGGTCGTTTCCATTCTGCTGGCGGGTTACACCAACTGGTTGCCCCAGCAGCGCAGTGATCCTCCGCCCAAGGGTGGCGCCGTTATTACCGGCGAGATGACCATGGAGGAGTTTACTGAGCTGGGTCGCGTCATTGTTTTTGGTGCGAAGCAGGTGGCCGGCCAGAAAGCCATTGGTAAGGGCCAGTGCCCGCTGTGTCACACCTTCGATCCGGGTGACCACATGGGCCGTTGCCCGAACTTGTTCGGCGTTGAGGAACGAAGTCACACGCGGATCAAGGAAGACCGTTACCTGAACTCGCCCATTAAGATTGGTGAGAAGGATCAGGCTTCCGGTATTATCAAGGGTAAGCCTGACGAGATTCCCGAGGAGTATCGCCGCAGTGGCCCTTATGAGCTTAGCGGTGAGGACTACCTGCGTGAGTCTCTGATGTGTCCCTCCTGTTACGTGGTTGAAGGATTCGGTAAAGCGGGCGATACGGTCAGCCCGATGCCGGTCATTCACAAGCCGCCGATCAGCTTGAGTCGCATTGAGTTGAACGCGGTTGTTGCCTGGATGCAGTCCAAGGATACGCCTGGCGACTTTGCAAAAGTCACCATTCCCCTGCCTTCTCCGGAAGATCAGGCCGCCAAGGAAGAGAGTTCCGGTGGCGGTGAAGATGAGGAACGGCCTGTCTTTGTAACCGGCAACGAGCCGATCGAAGAGATCATCAATACGCTGGGTTGCCCGCTCTGCCACAAGATTCCGGGAATTCCGGGAGCGGTGGGTGAGCTGGGACCGCCTCTGTACGAAAAGGTCAATACCCCGAAACGTTTGAAGGACCCGAACTATAAGGGTAAAGCCAAGACGCCGCATGAGTACACTAAAGAGTCGATCCTCAACCCGAGTGCGTATGTCGTTTTTAATGAGGAAGCCGGCGAGCCGTATCCGGATGGCGTCATGCCTCAGGATTTCGGTCAGAAACTGTCGGTCCAGGCTCTCGATAAGTTGGTGGACTTTATTGCCAACACGGAACCTGAAGGTTAACCCTGGAGGATTTCAATGAATCAAGGTGTTAGAAACGTAGTAATAGGTTTGGTTTTATACGCCGTGGGCTGGGCGGTTTTCCATACCGCCCTGTTGCCCTGGTTTAAATCCGGGGAGTCCGGCTGGTTCCATTTGTTTATCCAGAACCGCTACTCCGGGTTCGGCATCCTCATGCTTTACTTTGTGGCCTTCAACCTCATTTTAAAGCTGAAGCCGCCGATGTTTATGAACGCTTGTGTCGTTTGGCTTTCGGGTTTGTACTTTTACAAATTCATTCTGTATCCGCCGATCCCCTGGACGTTGTTGATCACCTACATGATGCTGTGGACGATCGGTACGTTCTTGTATATCTCTCAGGATCCGAAAACGTTTACG
Protein-coding regions in this window:
- a CDS encoding cytochrome C, whose protein sequence is MLPEQHDILWSFLTIMCTIFALYVFNSVIRICRVREEVNATKWGVVFGAFLLVIFLMTVHMYSLVQRDQMFFFFFRQLPVVLLLLLVWGYFFKSEDIESQSEPLIRAGYFFAVVSILLAGYTNWLPQQRSDPPPKGGAVITGEMTMEEFTELGRVIVFGAKQVAGQKAIGKGQCPLCHTFDPGDHMGRCPNLFGVEERSHTRIKEDRYLNSPIKIGEKDQASGIIKGKPDEIPEEYRRSGPYELSGEDYLRESLMCPSCYVVEGFGKAGDTVSPMPVIHKPPISLSRIELNAVVAWMQSKDTPGDFAKVTIPLPSPEDQAAKEESSGGGEDEERPVFVTGNEPIEEIINTLGCPLCHKIPGIPGAVGELGPPLYEKVNTPKRLKDPNYKGKAKTPHEYTKESILNPSAYVVFNEEAGEPYPDGVMPQDFGQKLSVQALDKLVDFIANTEPEG